The following are encoded in a window of Scophthalmus maximus strain ysfricsl-2021 chromosome 6, ASM2237912v1, whole genome shotgun sequence genomic DNA:
- the LOC118309206 gene encoding AMP deaminase 2-like isoform X5 gives MEEKYKEIAEELFSRSMAESEMRTAPYEFPEDSPIEQLEERRHRLERQISQDIKLEPEILLRAKQDFMKIDSAPDLELMKEKSVDNFDSGFRERALPIEREYQRVSISGEEKCGVPFTDLLDAAKCVVKALFIREKYIKRSMQTFCKTTAHALQDLGMKPLDLRVYDDIPETPVDADAPVHPPVSETHPYDNQDPKNMPADTGYGCKMVDGVVHVYVNKNNMDKGTELDLPYPDLKEYIADMNVMMSLIINGPVKSFCYRRLQYLSSKFQMHILLNEMKELAAQKKVPHRDFYNIRKVDTHIHASSCMNQKHLLRFIKRAMKKYPGEIVHIEHGQGQTLKDVFETMNLTAFDLSVDTLDMHADRNTFHRFDKFNAKYNPIGESILREIFIKTDNHIEGKYFAHIVKEVMFDLEESKYQNSELRLSIYGRSRDEWDKLAQWAVKHRVYSDNVRWLIQVPRLFDVYHTKKQLANFQEMLENVFTPLFEATINPRSHPELHLFLEHVVGFDSVDDESKPEQHIFNLDSPLPANWTEEDNPPYSYYLYYTYANMAVLNHLRRRRGLHTFVLRPHCGEAGPIHHLVSGFMLSENISHGLLLRKAPVLQYLYYLAQIGIAMSPLSNNSLFLSYHRNPLPEYLSRGLMVSLSTDDPLQFHFTKEPLMEEYSIAAQVWKLSSCDMCELARNSVLMSGFSHKAKSYWLGPSYPKVGPESNDIRRTNVPDIRVAYRSETLSEELHLITHAVRTEELDTIDEEDSLTMGPLPGQR, from the exons ATGGAAGAAAAGTACAAAGAGATTGCGGAG GAGCTGTTCAGCCGCAGCATGGCCGAAAGTGAGATGCGAACTGCTCCTTACGAGTTTCCGGAGGACAGCCCCAtcgagcagctggaggagcgaCGGCACCGTCTCGAGCGGCAGATCAGCCAAGACATTAA GCTTGAGCCAGAGATCTTGCTCCGTGCCAAACAGGACTTCATGAAAATCGACAGTGCACCCGACCTAGA GTTAATGAAAGAGAAGAGCGTGGATAATTTCGACAGTGGcttcagagagagagcactgcCAATCGAGCGGGAGTACCAGCGGGTCTCGATATCTGGCGAGGAAAAGTGTGGG GTGCCCTTCACTGACCTGTTAGATGCTGCTAAGTGTGTGGTGAAGGCGTTATTCATCCGGGAGAAGTACATAAAGCGATCCATGCAGACCTTTTGTAAGACCACAGCTCACGCCTTACAGGACCTCGGGATGAAGCCCCTGGATCTGAGAGTCTATGATGATATACCAGAGACGCCTGTAGATGCCG ATGCCCCCGTCCACCCTCCTGTTTCAGAGACGCACCCCTATGACAATCAGGACCCCAAGAATATGCCAGCAGACACGGGATATGGATGCAAGATGGTGGATGGAGTAGTTCATGTCTAcgtcaacaaaaacaacatggacaa aGGTACAGAACTGGACTTGCCATATCCTGACCTGAAGGAGTATATAGCAGACATGAATGTTATGATGTCCCTCATCATTAACGGGCCAGT GAAGTCGTTCTGCTACCGCCGCCTCCAGTACCTGAGCTCCAAGTTCCAGATGCACATTCTCCTGAATGAGATGAAGGAGCTCGCAGCCCAGAAGAAGGTTCCTCATAGAGACTTCTACAACATCCGAAAG GTGGACACGCACATACATGCATCGTCCTGCATGAACCAGAAGCACCTGCTGCGATTCATCAAGAGAGCCATGAAGAAGTACCCCGGGGAGATTGTTCATATCGAGCACGGCCAGGGTCAGACCCTCAAGGACGTGTTTGAGACAATGAACCTGACGGCCTTCGACCTGAGCGTCGACACTCTCGACATGCATGCG GACCGAAACACATTCCATCGGTTCGACAAGTTTAATGCCAAATACAACCCCATTGGAGAATCCATCCTCAGAGAGATCTTCATCAAGACTGACAACCACATTGAAGGAAAATACTTTGCACACATAGTCAAG GAGGTGATGTTTGACTTGGAAGAGAGCAAGTACCAGAACTCAGAGCTACGCCTGTCTATCTACGGCCGCTCCCGGGACGAATGGGACAAGCTGGCTCAGTGGGCCGTCAAACACCGAGTGTACTCTGATAACGTGCGCTGGCTCATCCAGGTGCCCCGTCTGTT TGATGTGTACCACACAAAGAAGCAGCTGGCTAATTTCCAGGAGATGTTGGAGAACGTCTTCACTCCTCTGTTTGAAGCCACGATAAACCCGCGCAGTCATCCCGAGCTGCATCTCTTCCTAGAACAC GTGGTGGGCTTCGACAGTGTGGACGATGAGTCCAAACCTgagcaacacatttttaaccTCGACAGTCCACTGCCGGCCAACTGGACGGAAGAGGACAACCCACCCTACTCCTACTACCTCTACTATACCTACGCCAACATGGCTGTGCTCAACCACCTGCGGAG ACGGCGAGGCCTCCACACATTTGTCCTGCGACCTCACTGTGGGGAGGCGGGGCCAATCCACCACCTGGTGTCAGGATTCATGCTGTCGGAGAACATCTCCCATGGGCTGCTGCTCAGAAAG GCCCCGGTGTTGCAGTATCTCTACTACCTGGCTCAGATTGGCATCGCCATGTCCCCGCTGAGTAACAACAGCCTGTTCCTCAGTTACCATCGCAACCCACTGCCAGAGTACCTGTCCAGAGGCCTCATGGTGTCTCTGTCCACTGACGATCCCCTCCAGTTCCACTTCACCAAG GAGCCTCTGATGGAGGAGTACAGCATTGCTGCTCAGGTGTGGAAACTGAGTTCCTGTGACATGTGCGAGCTGGCGAGAAACAGTGTCCTCATGAGTGGGTTCTCACACAAG GCCAAGAGTTACTGGTTGGGCCCCAGTTACCCCAAGGTGGGTCCCGAGAGCAACGACATCCGTCGCACCAACGTCCCTGACATCCGCGTGGCATACCGCAGCGAGACGCTGTCTGAGGAGCTCCATCTCATCACTCATGCCGTACGCACAGAGGAGCTGGACACGATCGACGAGGAGGACTCTCTGACAATGGGCCCTCTGCCGGGACAGCGCTGA